A genome region from Neptunomonas japonica JAMM 1380 includes the following:
- the xrtA gene encoding exosortase A — MTSAANDSMTISTRSSWRYFLPIVVVYLLLLTVFFYDTVESMVSIWSRSETFTHAFLILPISIWLVWEKRTHLKVMTPKPSWQGMAVLFAVGFLWLFGYLVDALVVQQLAWVAAFVAGVWAILGNRTTWVIAFPLAFLIFMVPFGEDLVPGMMEFTADFTIGLIRLTGIPVYREGLFFTLPSGNWSVVEACSGIRYLIASVTLGCLYSYLTYTSAKKRFIFIIVSIIVPIIANGLRAYIIVMLGHVSDMTIATGVDHLVYGWVFFGIVIFIMITIGARFRDDVDSTVHIEPSISASTKEYGFSKVLPLAVLTICLIGVWPALAYVIDQNEDSSGQPTEMLTLADVADWSSSNQAAWAWKPSNRGTEKLEQFFEKDGFKVAVYLQYLFKKRNNVELINSQNTLLDPEQSQWRIVGNDKRQLTLSTRTIEVKETLLKGEDKQLMIWSWYRIGERYTSNKYVAKLLEGFNRLTFGRQDEGEIIVAMEFDENIDSADQVVVLQSFVKGLLPNVEKSVDSKVASAK; from the coding sequence ATGACAAGTGCCGCAAACGATAGCATGACTATATCAACACGTTCGTCATGGCGTTACTTCTTGCCTATAGTTGTTGTTTACCTTTTATTACTGACAGTCTTTTTTTATGACACCGTTGAGTCTATGGTGTCTATTTGGAGCCGTTCAGAAACATTTACACATGCTTTTCTAATATTGCCTATCTCTATTTGGTTGGTTTGGGAAAAGAGAACACATCTGAAAGTGATGACTCCCAAACCTTCTTGGCAAGGTATGGCAGTACTCTTTGCTGTCGGCTTTTTATGGCTTTTTGGCTACCTCGTTGATGCACTTGTTGTGCAACAACTTGCGTGGGTAGCTGCATTTGTCGCTGGTGTATGGGCGATACTTGGAAATAGAACGACATGGGTTATAGCATTTCCGTTGGCATTCTTAATATTCATGGTTCCTTTCGGCGAAGATTTGGTGCCAGGGATGATGGAGTTTACAGCTGATTTTACGATCGGGCTGATAAGGCTAACAGGTATTCCTGTTTATAGAGAAGGGCTGTTTTTCACACTGCCTTCAGGGAACTGGTCGGTAGTTGAGGCTTGCAGTGGTATCAGGTATTTGATTGCTTCGGTTACTTTGGGATGTTTGTATTCTTATTTAACTTATACCAGTGCAAAGAAGCGCTTTATATTTATTATTGTTTCGATAATCGTTCCGATTATCGCCAATGGCCTAAGGGCATATATTATTGTCATGCTTGGGCATGTTAGTGATATGACGATTGCGACAGGTGTTGATCATCTAGTTTATGGCTGGGTGTTCTTCGGCATTGTTATTTTTATAATGATTACCATTGGTGCTCGGTTCAGAGATGATGTTGATAGCACGGTGCATATTGAGCCCTCAATATCCGCAAGCACGAAGGAATACGGTTTTAGTAAGGTTTTGCCGTTAGCTGTTCTCACTATTTGCCTAATTGGTGTTTGGCCAGCTTTGGCATACGTTATAGATCAAAATGAAGATTCTTCAGGCCAGCCTACAGAGATGCTTACTCTTGCAGACGTTGCTGATTGGAGTTCATCAAATCAAGCTGCCTGGGCTTGGAAGCCCTCAAACCGAGGAACTGAGAAACTTGAACAGTTTTTTGAAAAAGACGGTTTCAAAGTAGCGGTCTACTTACAGTACTTATTTAAGAAGCGCAATAATGTTGAGCTAATTAATTCACAGAATACTTTGCTTGATCCTGAGCAGAGTCAATGGCGAATTGTAGGAAATGATAAAAGACAGCTAACGCTTTCTACTAGAACAATTGAAGTTAAAGAAACCTTGTTGAAAGGTGAAGATAAACAGCTAATGATCTGGTCATGGTATCGAATTGGTGAGCGTTACACTTCTAATAAGTATGTAGCGAAACTTCTTGAAGGGTTTAATAGATTAACGTTTGGTCGCCAAGATGAAGGTGAAATCATTGTGGCTATGGAGTTTGATGAGAATATAGATTCTGCCGATCAGGTGGTTGTACTGCAAAGCTTTGTAAAAGGCTTGTTACCCAATGTTGAAAAATCTGTCGATAGTAAAGTGGCTAGCGCGAAATGA
- a CDS encoding TIGR03088 family PEP-CTERM/XrtA system glycosyltransferase produces the protein MSIRNKPPLIVHIIYALGTGGLENGLVNIINRMPPDRYKHVIICLTHATDFAKRITAPDVKVIELHKREGHDLGVYWRLQKLLWQLKPDLVHTRNLAALEMQALTLLLPGVKRVHGEHGRDIYDLHGQNKKYNRLRKVMSYVIHRYIAVSQDLESWLLTTVNIPREKVEQLYNGVDLARFNQFDDSVKIGVLPTEFENDCLIIGTVGRVAAVKDQQTLLKAFDILVKSGSELSDKLRLVIVGDGPLFTALEEQVHDLGLDKKVWLAGDRKDIPALLRSMDMFVLPSLGEGISNTVLEAMATGLPVIATRVGGNPELVDDQSTGALVPVGNSEELARVLLDIVNDKDKLSAMGAAGLAKVQKQFHWDITVANYLAVYDELLK, from the coding sequence ATGAGTATTAGAAATAAGCCGCCACTCATTGTGCATATTATTTACGCTTTGGGGACCGGCGGGTTAGAAAATGGTTTAGTTAATATTATTAATCGCATGCCACCTGATCGGTATAAGCATGTCATTATTTGCTTAACGCACGCTACTGATTTTGCGAAACGGATAACGGCTCCAGACGTTAAAGTAATAGAACTGCATAAACGTGAAGGTCATGACCTGGGTGTGTACTGGCGGCTCCAAAAACTACTTTGGCAGCTTAAGCCAGATTTAGTGCATACTCGAAATCTTGCAGCGTTAGAGATGCAAGCTCTTACTCTTTTATTACCAGGTGTTAAGCGTGTTCATGGCGAGCATGGTAGAGATATCTATGATTTACATGGACAGAATAAAAAATATAACCGTTTAAGAAAGGTTATGAGTTATGTGATTCACCGCTATATAGCAGTCAGCCAAGATTTAGAAAGCTGGCTTCTAACGACAGTAAATATTCCTCGTGAGAAAGTTGAGCAGTTATACAATGGGGTCGATTTAGCACGCTTTAATCAATTTGATGACTCCGTGAAGATAGGCGTGCTACCAACTGAGTTTGAAAATGATTGTTTGATTATCGGTACTGTGGGCCGGGTTGCTGCAGTCAAAGATCAGCAAACACTTTTAAAAGCGTTCGATATTCTTGTTAAAAGTGGCTCAGAACTTTCGGATAAGCTGCGATTAGTAATAGTCGGAGATGGTCCACTTTTTACTGCATTAGAAGAGCAGGTTCATGACTTAGGTTTAGATAAAAAAGTATGGTTGGCAGGGGATAGAAAGGATATTCCGGCCCTACTTAGATCGATGGATATGTTTGTATTACCATCTTTAGGTGAAGGTATATCAAATACAGTATTAGAAGCGATGGCAACAGGCTTACCTGTTATAGCAACACGGGTAGGTGGTAACCCAGAGCTTGTAGACGATCAGAGTACTGGTGCATTAGTACCTGTAGGTAATAGTGAAGAGCTGGCGCGTGTTTTATTAGATATCGTAAATGATAAAGACAAATTATCCGCAATGGGTGCTGCAGGCTTAGCAAAAGTGCAGAAGCAATTTCATTGGGATATAACCGTAGCCAATTACTTAGCAGTTTATGATGAGTTGTTGAAGTAA